TCCTCCATAGTACCACAGGATACCATTACGGCCGGTACCGGCGCCAGCAGGGTAGCACCCCGCCATTGTGCTTTACTCATCTTTAAAAATGTCCTTTCACTCTGTTGTATTTTTAAGTATAACTATCCGGTCACTGAAAAGTCAATCCATGTTCATAAAAATCCAAAAATTAACGCGCCAGCATCTCAAAGGCTGTCTTAACCTTGGGGACAACATAATGGCTGCCGCCGCGGTCCTTAACATCCTCGACCATACTGATAACCATAAGCTGCTGTGGGCTTGAAGGGTCGGCTGTAAAGGCATTAAACCAGCCAAGCTCTGTCCCGGAGGTATCTTCCTGAGACGCTTTGATTTCCGCAGTTCCCGTTTTACCGGCAATGCTCAAGCCCTCAATTAGAGCTTCATGGCCTGTGCCCGCCGGATTTTCCACTACCTGTACCAGGTCATCGCGGATGGTATTGCTCACATCCTTTGACAGAACCTGTGTTTTCCAATACTCAGCCTGCGCATTGTCCCTGTATTCAATGTAAGGCTTGACCATACTACCGTCATTGACAAAAGCCGAATAGATTGAAGCCATATGCAGCGGGTTCACCAGAACCTGTCCCTGTCCAAATCCGCTTGCAGCCAGCTGAGCTTCACTGTCAAAGGTGCCACTTTCAGAAATCTGGGAGGCAGTCATATCAAGCTCAAAGGGAAGAGCCTCACCAAAGCCCATTTTTTTCAGTTCTTCAGCAAAACGGTCTCCTCCGATTTTTAAAGCTGCTTTAGCAAAATAAATATTATCCGAATAGACAAAGGCATTTTCCAGATTTGCCGATCCGCTGTATTCTTCCAGCGTGGTGATATTAAAGTCTCCCCAACTGCTGTCCTTCTGCCATACAAGACCGCTTGCGCCAAAGTCCTCATCCGCCGTAAAGGCACCGGTTTGCAGGCCAGTGGCGCCAGTCACCGGCTTGAAGGAGGAACCTGGCGCGTAAGTGGCTTCAAAGCGGTTGAGCAGCGGATTGGCCGGGTCGGCATTCATGCTCTGCCACTGCTCATCGCTGAGCCCCAGAATAAAGGCGTTGGCGTCGTAGCTCGGTGTGCTGACAAGAGCCAGCACTTCGCCTGTTTTGGGATTAATGGCCGCAGATGCGCTCTTATCCCCTGCAAACTGATCATAAAGTGTACTCTGTAAATTCACATCGATGGTAGTTTTGATATTCTCTCCACTGATAGCTGCTTTTTCCAGCAAAACAATATCCTTTACTTCACCGTTATTTTCAGTATGATTAATAGAGATGGTCGCTCCTTCCTGACCTCTCAGCCGCTTATCATACAGCCTTTCAAGACCACTTTTTCCGATAACACTGGCCTCAGTATAGCCCTGGTCCTTTTTCTCCTCAAGCTCTTCGGCGCTGATCCCTTGTATATAACCTGTAAGCTGTGATGTCTTTTCTCCGTAAGGATAAACCCGGACCGTTTTATCATTGATCATAACGCCCGGTATCTGCAGCAGTGCAGCTTCAAGCTCCGCATTGCCAGCAGTCACGGTTTTTATGGGGACAAAGGTCTCATCGG
The DNA window shown above is from Eubacterium limosum and carries:
- a CDS encoding penicillin-binding transpeptidase domain-containing protein: MNAEYKKTMDKKKLWMLLGLIAAVLILCIAAVIIFNVNNTPEKALNTYVEAVNQRDYEKMYSLISDESQNSYSKETFIERNKNIYEGIEAQNLTVTKIQNTEKIDSEYMRVTYDSSMDTVAGTLKDLNFVNFKKNGMFKPYQIVWDSSVILPALQDGDKVSVDTNAADRGNIEDRNGNLLATTGVASSVGLVPGKISTETRDADLAKVAELLGVTTENVQTALSAGWVTDETFVPIKTVTAGNAELEAALLQIPGVMINDKTVRVYPYGEKTSQLTGYIQGISAEELEEKKDQGYTEASVIGKSGLERLYDKRLRGQEGATISINHTENNGEVKDIVLLEKAAISGENIKTTIDVNLQSTLYDQFAGDKSASAAINPKTGEVLALVSTPSYDANAFILGLSDEQWQSMNADPANPLLNRFEATYAPGSSFKPVTGATGLQTGAFTADEDFGASGLVWQKDSSWGDFNITTLEEYSGSANLENAFVYSDNIYFAKAALKIGGDRFAEELKKMGFGEALPFELDMTASQISESGTFDSEAQLAASGFGQGQVLVNPLHMASIYSAFVNDGSMVKPYIEYRDNAQAEYWKTQVLSKDVSNTIRDDLVQVVENPAGTGHEALIEGLSIAGKTGTAEIKASQEDTSGTELGWFNAFTADPSSPQQLMVISMVEDVKDRGGSHYVVPKVKTAFEMLAR